One window of Papaver somniferum cultivar HN1 chromosome 9, ASM357369v1, whole genome shotgun sequence genomic DNA carries:
- the LOC113312982 gene encoding dehydrin HIRD11-like, protein MAGIMGKISDALHIGGDKKDDEHKKIDEHKKVDEHKEGGHYGSGSHDEHKKEGEHKEGFMEKIKDKISGDHKEGEDGEKKKKKKEKKKKHDDGHESSSSSDSD, encoded by the coding sequence ATGGCAGGAATCATGGGAAAGATTAGTGATGCGCTTCACATTGGTGGAGACAAAAAAGATGATGAACACAAGAAAATTGATGAACACAAGAAAGTAGATGAACACAAAGAAGGAGGACACTATGGCAGTGGAAGCCATGATGAACATAAGAAAGAAGGAGAACACAAAGAAGGATTCATGGAGAAGATCAAAGATAAAATCAGTGGAGATCACAAGGAGGGAGAAGAtggtgagaagaagaagaagaagaaggagaagaagaagaagcatgaTGATGGTCatgaaagcagcagcagcagtgacaGTGATTAG